From a region of the Nonomuraea helvata genome:
- a CDS encoding UBP-type zinc finger domain-containing protein, giving the protein MATCEHLSETGDPAPKTPEGCEECLAVGGRWVHLRRCLECGHIGCCDSSPGKHATKHFHDTSHPVVQSYERGEDWRWCFVDSQMG; this is encoded by the coding sequence ATGGCAACTTGCGAACATCTTTCCGAGACGGGCGACCCGGCGCCGAAGACGCCAGAGGGCTGCGAGGAGTGCCTGGCGGTCGGAGGCCGCTGGGTGCACCTGCGGCGCTGCCTGGAGTGCGGCCACATCGGCTGCTGCGACTCCTCGCCGGGCAAGCACGCCACCAAGCACTTCCACGACACGAGCCACCCGGTGGTCCAGTCGTACGAACGCGGCGAGGACTGGCGGTGGTGCTTCGTCGACAGCCAGATGGGCTAG
- a CDS encoding DUF4231 domain-containing protein has translation MRFPTLRAPATSRSVIPARKQDAYPGLAADFEVLDREVTPVFARYDGAALRDQNRYRRQQVLILLGSALIAGLGGVQAVLPDHRWPAVLLTVIGVALAASTKYARESETLDGYLAARAKAERLRALYFRYLCRTGPYAGEDRQLALRRAVLAIEADKEPE, from the coding sequence GTGCGATTCCCTACGCTCCGCGCACCGGCCACGTCCCGGTCGGTGATCCCCGCGCGGAAGCAGGACGCCTATCCCGGGCTGGCCGCCGACTTCGAGGTGCTCGACCGCGAAGTGACCCCCGTGTTCGCCAGGTACGACGGCGCGGCGCTGCGCGACCAGAACCGCTACCGCCGCCAGCAGGTCCTGATCCTGCTCGGGTCGGCTCTCATCGCCGGACTCGGCGGCGTGCAGGCCGTGCTTCCCGACCACCGGTGGCCGGCCGTCCTGCTCACCGTCATCGGGGTCGCGCTGGCCGCCAGCACCAAGTACGCCAGGGAGAGCGAAACGCTGGACGGCTACCTCGCCGCGCGGGCGAAGGCCGAACGGCTGCGCGCCCTTTACTTCCGCTACCTGTGCAGAACCGGCCCGTACGCGGGCGAGGACAGGCAGCTCGCACTCCGCCGCGCCGTGCTCGCGATCGAGGCCGACAAGGAGCCGGAATGA
- a CDS encoding SLATT domain-containing protein — protein sequence MTERDAQFRALYRELRIDEQRRFYEKRSDEYELAHRQAIGVRNVLLILSALAGVAGQFATGTGRATCGVAAAVLAALAGGVTAFEALIGFAQLRKLYGDAALNLRTAALDWDAAEAEADVAAQVERIEQIFRTENGQWGQLMVQHEVTPPPGAEEQP from the coding sequence ATGACGGAACGGGACGCGCAATTCCGGGCGTTATATCGGGAATTGCGGATCGACGAGCAGCGCCGGTTCTACGAAAAGCGGAGCGACGAGTACGAGCTGGCCCACCGGCAGGCGATCGGGGTGCGCAACGTGCTGCTCATCCTGTCGGCGCTGGCCGGCGTGGCGGGCCAGTTCGCGACCGGCACGGGCAGGGCGACGTGCGGCGTCGCGGCCGCCGTTCTCGCGGCGCTGGCGGGCGGGGTGACGGCGTTCGAGGCCCTCATCGGCTTCGCGCAACTGCGCAAGCTGTACGGCGACGCGGCACTGAACCTGCGGACCGCCGCCCTCGACTGGGATGCCGCGGAGGCCGAGGCCGACGTGGCGGCACAGGTTGAACGGATCGAGCAGATCTTCCGTACGGAGAACGGCCAGTGGGGCCAGCTCATGGTCCAGCATGAGGTGACGCCCCCGCCGGGCGCGGAGGAGCAGCCCTGA
- the bla gene encoding class A beta-lactamase, translating to MRNRRLTAVTTLTISLLAGGALPAGAAHAGTSVQALSGEAQARKELRALEVSFKGRIGAYAIDTATGKTIAYRSGERFPLLSTFKAMACAAVLHKARTSDPGLMDKVVHWTADELKPNSPTTEKHVKDGLTVGRLCEAAITLSDNTAGNMVLKQLGGPAGLTRYFRTLKDPISRLDRWETELNDWTPKDKRDTTTPATIARDLRAVTTGNALDAKDREQLNAWLLATKTGDARIRAGLPKTWTVGDKTGTNSEFGGANDIAVVWPAKDAAPIIMAVYTNRARGEAGDDTALARTATILARGLGKL from the coding sequence ATGCGCAACCGCCGCCTCACGGCCGTGACCACGTTGACGATCTCCCTCCTGGCGGGCGGCGCCCTCCCGGCGGGTGCGGCTCACGCCGGGACCTCGGTGCAGGCGCTCTCCGGCGAGGCCCAGGCCCGCAAGGAGCTGCGCGCGCTGGAAGTCTCCTTCAAGGGCCGCATCGGCGCGTACGCCATCGACACCGCCACCGGCAAGACGATCGCGTACCGGTCGGGCGAACGTTTCCCGCTGCTGTCCACGTTCAAGGCGATGGCCTGCGCGGCCGTGCTGCACAAGGCCCGCACCTCCGACCCGGGGCTGATGGACAAGGTCGTGCACTGGACGGCCGACGAGCTCAAGCCGAACTCCCCCACCACCGAGAAGCACGTCAAGGACGGGCTGACCGTCGGCCGGCTGTGCGAGGCGGCCATCACCCTGAGCGACAACACCGCGGGCAACATGGTGCTCAAGCAGCTCGGCGGACCGGCCGGGCTGACCCGGTACTTCCGGACGCTCAAGGACCCGATCTCCCGCCTGGACCGCTGGGAGACCGAGCTGAACGACTGGACGCCCAAGGACAAGCGCGACACCACCACGCCCGCGACCATCGCCCGCGACCTGCGCGCGGTCACGACCGGGAACGCGCTCGACGCCAAGGACCGGGAGCAGCTCAACGCCTGGCTGCTCGCGACCAAGACGGGCGACGCCCGCATCCGCGCCGGCCTGCCCAAGACCTGGACGGTCGGGGACAAGACCGGCACGAACTCGGAGTTCGGCGGCGCGAACGACATCGCGGTCGTCTGGCCCGCCAAGGACGCCGCCCCCATCATCATGGCGGTCTACACCAACCGGGCCCGTGGCGAGGCCGGTGACGACACGGCGCTCGCCCGCACCGCCACCATCCTGGCCCGCGGCCTCGGCAAGCTCTGA
- a CDS encoding MFS transporter has translation MTETRPGIRALLGGNRDYRRLLVAGLISQTGDWVVGTGLAFHVYRLTGSTLSTAIMLLASRLPDVVLGSVAGALADRWDRRRLLVATDVLLALGLLPLLAVREPDQVWIVYGVALSTGVLSTVLAPAQKALVPQVVADSQLVRANALHGQTGQVARLLGAMLGGVAVGAGGLAAVVLIDVASFLLSALLQATLRTPGRPAGAATMGGHWIAGLRLATRDTGVRLLVAYMVITGLGEGIFATLAAPFVSGVLGGDGGAYGLFLSVQAVGGIAGGLVVALHPSRAAPRVLLGGATVAFGVMDLALFAYPLAVPALWPALVLIGLAGVPAAAAMAGFTTLAQSVAGDDHRGSVFGILGSAQAATALTGMVLAGMLGGTIGVVPALCLHAAGLIAAGIMALAWDHA, from the coding sequence GTGACTGAGACCCGGCCCGGCATCCGGGCGCTGCTCGGCGGCAACCGGGATTACCGGCGGTTACTCGTCGCCGGGCTGATCTCGCAGACCGGCGACTGGGTGGTCGGCACCGGGCTGGCCTTCCACGTCTACCGCCTCACCGGCTCGACACTGTCCACCGCGATCATGCTGTTGGCCTCGCGACTGCCCGACGTGGTGCTCGGCTCCGTGGCCGGGGCGCTGGCCGACCGGTGGGACCGCCGCCGGCTGCTGGTCGCCACCGACGTGCTGCTCGCGCTCGGCCTGCTGCCCCTGCTCGCCGTACGCGAGCCGGACCAGGTGTGGATCGTGTACGGGGTCGCCCTCTCGACCGGCGTCCTGAGCACGGTGCTCGCACCCGCGCAGAAGGCGCTCGTGCCCCAGGTCGTGGCGGACTCCCAGCTGGTACGGGCGAACGCCCTGCACGGTCAGACCGGTCAGGTCGCCCGCCTGCTGGGGGCGATGCTGGGCGGGGTCGCCGTCGGCGCCGGAGGGCTGGCCGCGGTCGTCCTGATCGACGTGGCGAGCTTCCTGCTCTCCGCGCTGCTCCAGGCCACGCTCCGCACGCCCGGACGCCCCGCCGGCGCGGCGACGATGGGCGGGCACTGGATCGCCGGGCTGCGTCTCGCCACGCGGGACACCGGAGTTCGCCTGCTGGTTGCGTACATGGTGATCACAGGGCTAGGCGAGGGGATCTTCGCCACGCTCGCGGCGCCCTTCGTCTCCGGTGTGCTCGGGGGCGACGGCGGCGCGTACGGGCTGTTCCTGTCCGTGCAGGCGGTGGGTGGGATCGCCGGCGGGCTCGTGGTCGCCCTCCATCCCAGTCGCGCCGCCCCGCGGGTGCTTCTGGGAGGCGCGACGGTCGCGTTCGGGGTGATGGATCTGGCCCTGTTCGCGTACCCGCTGGCGGTGCCGGCGCTCTGGCCCGCGCTGGTGCTGATCGGCCTGGCCGGGGTGCCTGCGGCGGCCGCGATGGCCGGGTTCACCACGCTGGCCCAGAGCGTCGCGGGTGACGACCACCGGGGAAGCGTGTTCGGGATCCTGGGCAGCGCCCAGGCGGCCACCGCGCTGACCGGCATGGTGCTGGCTGGGATGCTCGGCGGGACGATCGGCGTGGTGCCCGCGCTGTGTCTGCACGCCGCCGGGCTCATCGCCGCCGGCATCATGGCTCTGGCCTGGGATCATGCGTGA
- a CDS encoding ArsR/SmtB family transcription factor produces the protein MSLESSGSPRRLLDDAAAMRAFAHPVRLALHELLLRSGAMTAAEAGREVGVSQALASYHLRQLAKYGFVEQAEARDERERPWKVTETVQEWDDGATAPEQAAARSLLEQVIAERALSRLVEWQQRRPDEPEAWRRIGGVGNTYLYATPDELTAVGAAIAELLGPLMSRVDDPSARPEDARPVLLTQVVVPLPPTGSGD, from the coding sequence ATGTCTTTGGAATCTTCGGGGTCTCCGCGGCGGCTGCTCGACGACGCGGCGGCGATGCGGGCGTTCGCGCATCCGGTGCGGCTGGCGCTGCACGAGCTGCTGCTCAGGTCGGGCGCCATGACCGCCGCCGAGGCCGGGCGGGAGGTCGGCGTCAGCCAGGCGCTGGCCTCGTACCACCTGCGGCAACTGGCCAAGTACGGCTTCGTGGAGCAGGCCGAGGCCAGGGACGAGCGCGAGCGGCCGTGGAAGGTGACCGAGACCGTCCAGGAATGGGACGACGGCGCGACAGCGCCGGAGCAGGCGGCCGCCCGGAGCCTGCTGGAGCAGGTCATCGCCGAACGGGCCCTGTCGCGGCTGGTGGAGTGGCAGCAGCGGCGCCCCGACGAGCCCGAGGCCTGGCGGCGGATCGGCGGCGTGGGCAACACGTACCTCTACGCCACGCCGGACGAGCTGACGGCGGTGGGCGCCGCCATCGCGGAGCTGCTGGGCCCGCTGATGTCGCGCGTCGACGACCCGTCGGCACGGCCCGAGGACGCCCGGCCGGTGCTCCTGACCCAGGTGGTCGTCCCCCTCCCACCCACCGGCTCCGGTGACTGA
- a CDS encoding YidH family protein: MEPDPRFTLANERTFLTWLSTALALSAGGVAMAAVPPHVFVPWIRTALAVILVTLSALAAGMAYPRWRHIQRALRQQAPLPPPALAAVFGYGVAAVAVIALILIILAA, from the coding sequence ATGGAACCCGACCCGCGTTTCACCTTGGCCAACGAACGGACCTTCCTCACCTGGCTGAGCACGGCGCTGGCACTCAGCGCGGGTGGAGTGGCGATGGCGGCGGTGCCGCCGCACGTGTTCGTGCCGTGGATCCGTACTGCGCTGGCCGTCATACTCGTGACGCTCTCCGCGCTGGCCGCGGGCATGGCGTACCCGCGCTGGCGTCACATCCAGCGTGCCCTGCGCCAGCAGGCGCCGCTGCCGCCGCCCGCGCTGGCGGCCGTCTTCGGGTACGGCGTGGCGGCGGTGGCGGTGATCGCCCTGATTCTGATCATCCTGGCAGCCTGA
- a CDS encoding DUF202 domain-containing protein: MAPEKEIWDSGLQSERTRLAWVRTAVALCTGGLGAAGLSLRQGLPLPAAAAFALAALCGSLLLIRTGVRWRRVQEALHGGRPLDPGLDVFLAWLGTLSVVAGAFTFVFVVR, encoded by the coding sequence ATGGCGCCGGAGAAGGAGATCTGGGACAGCGGGCTGCAGAGTGAGCGGACCCGGCTGGCCTGGGTGCGCACGGCTGTGGCGCTGTGCACCGGCGGCCTCGGTGCGGCCGGCCTGTCGCTCAGGCAGGGTCTGCCCCTGCCCGCCGCCGCGGCCTTCGCGCTGGCCGCGCTCTGCGGCAGCCTGCTGCTCATCAGGACCGGGGTGCGGTGGCGCCGCGTGCAGGAGGCCCTGCACGGCGGCAGGCCCCTGGACCCCGGCCTCGACGTGTTCCTCGCCTGGCTCGGCACGCTGAGCGTGGTGGCGGGCGCCTTCACTTTTGTGTTCGTGGTTCGGTGA
- a CDS encoding ABC transporter ATP-binding protein, with translation MTATTTDWRGVASEDQDELSEKVSVLLRERSRRLLGDLLSPYRKQIALLTAIIVVSNLAGLAIPYLVKVGIDAGIPPMLRGSGPATLLTVVGVILAAAVTQALTRQAFLRLSGKIGQSILLELRRRVFDHFQRLSLSFHEKYTSGRVISRLTSDIEAIAELLQSGFDGLVTAVLTMFGTAALLLVLDVHLGLVALIPLPLLLLFTRWFRRQSAIVYRRTRETVALVIVHFVESMTGIRAVQAFRREPRNQEIFQQLNDDYRDANARSMQLIAVFMPGIKLIGNMTVGGVLIYGGYLAFNQEVTVGVLAAFLLYLRQFYEPMQEISQFYNTLQSAGAALEKLSGVLEEEPSVPEPRKPAALPQGRARGKVRFEGVRFAYVEEMPILPRLDLTVPAGQSVALVGATGAGKTTLAKLISRFYDPTDGRVLLDGVDLRTLDEPTLRQAVVMVTQENFLFSGTVADNIRFGRPDATDREIREAAKAIGAHDFISGLPDGYDTEVGKRGGRMSAGQRQLVAFARAFLADPAVLILDEATSSLDVPSERLVQRALRTILADRTALIIAHRLSTVEIADRVLVMDRGEIVEDGPPDQLVAASGRFAALHRAWLESLS, from the coding sequence TTGACCGCCACCACGACCGACTGGCGCGGCGTCGCCTCCGAGGACCAGGACGAGCTGTCGGAGAAGGTCTCCGTGCTGCTGCGGGAACGTTCCCGCAGGCTGCTGGGCGACCTGCTCTCGCCGTACCGGAAGCAGATCGCGCTGCTGACGGCGATCATCGTCGTCTCCAATCTCGCGGGGCTCGCGATCCCCTACCTGGTCAAGGTGGGCATCGACGCGGGCATCCCGCCGATGCTGCGCGGCAGCGGCCCCGCCACGCTGCTGACGGTGGTCGGGGTCATCCTGGCCGCCGCGGTGACCCAGGCGCTGACCAGGCAGGCGTTCCTGCGGCTGTCGGGAAAGATCGGCCAGAGCATCCTGCTGGAGCTGCGCAGGAGGGTGTTCGACCACTTCCAGCGGCTGTCGCTGAGCTTCCACGAGAAGTACACCTCCGGCCGGGTCATCTCCCGGCTCACCTCCGACATCGAGGCCATCGCCGAGCTGCTCCAGTCGGGCTTCGACGGGCTGGTGACGGCGGTGCTGACGATGTTCGGCACGGCGGCGCTGCTGCTGGTGCTGGACGTCCACCTGGGCCTGGTGGCGCTGATCCCGCTGCCGCTGCTGCTGCTGTTCACCAGGTGGTTCCGGCGGCAGTCGGCGATCGTCTACCGGCGTACGCGGGAGACGGTGGCCCTGGTGATCGTGCACTTCGTGGAGTCGATGACCGGCATCCGCGCGGTGCAGGCCTTCCGCAGGGAGCCGCGTAACCAGGAGATCTTCCAGCAGCTCAACGACGACTACCGCGACGCGAACGCCCGGAGCATGCAGCTCATCGCGGTCTTCATGCCCGGGATCAAGCTGATCGGCAACATGACGGTCGGCGGCGTGCTCATCTACGGCGGCTACCTGGCCTTCAACCAGGAGGTCACGGTCGGCGTGCTGGCCGCGTTCCTGCTGTACCTGCGGCAGTTCTACGAGCCGATGCAGGAGATCAGCCAGTTCTACAACACGCTCCAGTCCGCCGGCGCGGCGTTGGAGAAGCTGTCGGGCGTGCTGGAGGAGGAGCCCTCCGTGCCGGAGCCGCGCAAGCCCGCGGCGCTGCCGCAGGGCAGGGCGCGCGGCAAGGTGCGCTTCGAGGGCGTCAGGTTCGCCTACGTCGAGGAGATGCCGATCCTGCCGCGCCTCGACCTGACCGTCCCGGCCGGGCAGAGCGTGGCGCTGGTCGGGGCGACGGGCGCGGGCAAGACGACGCTGGCCAAGCTGATCTCCCGCTTCTACGACCCCACCGACGGCCGCGTGCTGCTCGACGGCGTCGATCTGCGCACGCTGGACGAGCCGACGCTGCGCCAGGCCGTGGTCATGGTGACGCAGGAGAACTTCCTGTTCAGCGGTACGGTCGCCGACAACATCAGGTTCGGCCGGCCGGACGCCACCGACCGGGAGATACGCGAGGCGGCCAAGGCGATCGGCGCGCACGACTTCATCTCCGGCCTGCCCGACGGCTACGACACCGAGGTGGGCAAGCGCGGCGGCCGCATGTCGGCCGGTCAGCGCCAGCTCGTCGCCTTCGCCAGGGCCTTCCTCGCCGATCCGGCCGTGCTGATCCTGGACGAGGCCACCTCGAGCCTCGACGTGCCGAGCGAGCGGCTGGTGCAGCGCGCGCTCCGGACGATCCTGGCCGACCGGACGGCGCTGATCATCGCGCACCGGCTCTCGACGGTGGAGATCGCCGACCGGGTGCTGGTGATGGACCGGGGCGAGATCGTGGAGGACGGGCCGCCGGACCAGCTCGTCGCCGCCTCGGGCCGGTTCGCCGCGCTGCACCGGGCTTGGCTGGAGAGTCTCAGCTGA
- a CDS encoding ABC transporter ATP-binding protein, with protein sequence MPPDTRIPRRPLLSSNSLWRMKSYLRPYAVRLILIWLVAVVTIAAGISMPLVSEKVIDGPILHGDHGALLPLGLLALGVGALEAFLIFFRRWSQITPVLGLETRIRDDLYEHLQRLPMGFHGDWQSGQLLSRATTDLSTIRRFLGFGMLFLVMNVLQLITVTVLLLNKYWPLGLLVAASAVPIVWTSLRFEKRYIKVSRQVQDEQGDLATLVEESAIGIRTIKAFGRRHHVYDTYDDAALKVYGTSMDKVRLSAKFFAFLEVIPNITLALVLLLGALAVGSGDLTLGGLVAFTTLMLQLVWPIASLGYILAMAQEAMTSADRVMEVMDTVPSIEGGAETVDRPRGHLRFEGVGFHFPGSEQPVLRDVWLDVRPGETVAIVGATGSGKTTLTALVPRLIDPTEGRVTIDGHDVRDLTLPTLRSVVATAFEEPTLFSMSVRENLTLGRLDATEEELAAAIQTAQAMFVYDLPWGLDTRIGEQGLSLSGGQRQRLALARAVLSKPRILVLDDTLSALDVETEALVEEALRHVLRDATGIVVAHRASTVLLADKVALLRDGTITHVGHHNELLTEVPEYRELLAQDADFDSTEGALR encoded by the coding sequence ATGCCTCCCGATACGCGCATACCTCGCCGTCCCCTGCTCTCCTCCAACTCCCTGTGGCGGATGAAGTCCTACCTCCGCCCGTACGCCGTCAGGCTGATCCTCATCTGGCTGGTCGCCGTCGTCACGATCGCCGCCGGGATCTCCATGCCCCTCGTCAGCGAGAAGGTCATCGACGGCCCGATCCTCCATGGCGATCACGGAGCATTACTCCCGCTCGGGCTGCTGGCGCTCGGCGTGGGCGCCCTCGAAGCGTTCCTGATCTTCTTCAGGCGCTGGTCGCAGATCACGCCCGTGCTGGGGCTCGAGACCCGCATCCGAGACGACCTCTACGAACACCTGCAGCGCCTGCCGATGGGATTCCACGGCGACTGGCAGTCCGGCCAGTTGCTGTCGCGGGCCACGACCGACCTGTCCACCATCCGCCGCTTCCTCGGCTTCGGCATGCTCTTCCTGGTCATGAACGTGCTCCAGCTGATCACGGTGACCGTGCTGCTGCTGAACAAGTACTGGCCGCTGGGCCTGCTCGTCGCGGCCTCGGCCGTGCCGATCGTGTGGACCTCCCTCCGCTTCGAGAAGCGCTACATCAAGGTCTCCCGCCAGGTCCAGGACGAGCAGGGCGACCTCGCCACGCTCGTCGAGGAGTCGGCCATCGGCATCCGGACGATCAAGGCGTTCGGCCGCCGTCACCACGTCTACGACACCTACGACGACGCCGCGCTGAAGGTCTACGGCACCTCGATGGACAAGGTGCGCCTGTCGGCGAAGTTCTTCGCCTTCCTCGAGGTCATCCCCAACATCACGCTCGCCCTGGTGCTGCTGCTCGGTGCGCTGGCCGTCGGGTCCGGGGATCTCACGCTGGGCGGGCTGGTCGCGTTCACGACGCTGATGCTGCAGCTGGTCTGGCCGATCGCGAGCCTCGGCTACATCCTGGCCATGGCACAGGAGGCCATGACCTCCGCCGACCGGGTCATGGAGGTCATGGACACCGTGCCGTCCATCGAGGGCGGCGCCGAGACCGTCGACAGGCCGCGCGGCCACCTGCGCTTCGAGGGCGTCGGGTTCCACTTCCCCGGCTCCGAGCAGCCGGTGCTGCGCGACGTCTGGCTGGACGTGCGGCCCGGTGAGACGGTCGCCATCGTGGGCGCGACCGGCTCGGGCAAGACCACGCTGACCGCGCTGGTGCCCCGGCTGATCGACCCCACCGAGGGGCGCGTCACGATCGACGGCCACGACGTGCGCGACCTGACCCTGCCCACCCTGCGCTCGGTGGTGGCCACCGCGTTCGAGGAGCCCACGCTGTTCTCGATGAGCGTGCGCGAGAACCTCACCCTCGGCCGGCTCGACGCCACCGAGGAGGAGCTGGCCGCGGCCATCCAGACCGCGCAGGCGATGTTCGTGTACGACCTGCCGTGGGGCCTCGACACCCGCATCGGCGAGCAGGGCCTGTCGCTCTCCGGCGGCCAGCGTCAGCGGCTCGCCCTGGCCAGGGCCGTGCTGAGCAAGCCGCGGATCCTCGTGCTCGACGACACCCTGTCCGCGCTCGACGTCGAGACCGAGGCGCTGGTGGAGGAGGCGCTGCGCCACGTGCTGCGTGACGCCACCGGCATCGTGGTGGCCCACCGGGCCTCCACCGTGCTGCTCGCCGACAAGGTGGCGCTGCTGCGCGACGGCACGATCACGCACGTCGGCCACCACAACGAGCTGCTGACCGAGGTGCCCGAATACCGCGAGCTGCTCGCGCAGGACGCCGACTTCGACTCCACGGAAGGAGCGCTGCGTTGA
- a CDS encoding nucleoside deaminase: MITESEMPHLRRCVELATQALEVGDEPFGSVLVSGDGTVLAEDHNRVASGDNTQHPEFALARWSAAHLTPAERAAATVYTSGEHCPMCAAAHAWVGLGRIVYVSSSEQLASWLSELGAPQPPVRTLPINEVAPGVLVEGPVPELAEEVRELHRRSFLS; encoded by the coding sequence ATGATCACGGAATCGGAGATGCCGCACCTGCGGCGCTGTGTCGAACTGGCCACTCAGGCGCTGGAAGTAGGGGACGAGCCGTTCGGCTCGGTGCTGGTCTCGGGCGACGGGACCGTCCTGGCCGAGGACCACAACCGGGTGGCCTCCGGCGACAACACCCAGCACCCCGAGTTCGCCCTGGCCCGCTGGTCGGCCGCGCACCTGACGCCTGCCGAGCGGGCGGCCGCCACCGTCTACACCTCGGGCGAGCACTGCCCGATGTGCGCCGCCGCCCACGCCTGGGTGGGGCTGGGCCGCATCGTGTACGTGTCGTCGTCGGAGCAGCTCGCCTCGTGGCTGTCGGAGCTCGGCGCGCCGCAGCCGCCCGTACGCACGCTCCCGATCAACGAGGTCGCCCCCGGCGTGTTGGTCGAGGGCCCGGTGCCGGAGCTGGCCGAGGAGGTGCGCGAGCTGCACCGCCGCAGCTTCCTCAGCTGA
- a CDS encoding HAMP domain-containing sensor histidine kinase — MVFGRSIRARMTIATVVVFGAVVFAQVLAISLTYPVRARADLVDQADEASRHLAGVIGEHRFTGPIPPMKGVVTMQVVDRGGHVLAANAALAGRPPVTRAWPTGHDMRVQARVCPPGGCMVVVGTRNSASVYGSVVAYAAMREPFLLRSPFLPVLLSGSAAVIVALLGWGAWYGTGRVLAPVERIRSGLERISGQDLSRRVDVPDTQDEVAQLAVTVNDTLARLEDAVERNRHFVSDASHELRSPITALMVRLEAGMAYPDAADWQAAYDDAQRLSDIVHDLLLMARLDAGAETAKERFDLGVLVEEEVARRPSRLPLTMDVEPELFVRGNRLRLCRVLTNLLANADRYGDTRVWVSARGEGNQAVVEVRDDGPGIPVEMRERVFERFTRLDQTRSRDSGGSGLGLPIARDIARAHGGTLEIGDGGPQTRLVLRLPRD; from the coding sequence ATGGTGTTCGGCCGCTCCATCAGGGCCCGGATGACCATCGCGACGGTGGTGGTGTTCGGCGCCGTCGTCTTCGCGCAGGTGCTGGCGATCTCGCTGACGTACCCGGTGCGGGCGCGGGCCGACCTCGTCGACCAGGCCGACGAGGCCAGCCGCCACCTCGCCGGCGTCATCGGCGAGCACCGGTTCACCGGCCCGATCCCGCCCATGAAGGGCGTGGTCACCATGCAGGTCGTGGACCGCGGCGGACACGTGCTCGCCGCCAACGCGGCGCTCGCCGGCCGGCCGCCCGTCACCCGGGCCTGGCCCACCGGTCACGACATGCGGGTCCAGGCCAGGGTGTGCCCGCCCGGCGGATGCATGGTCGTGGTGGGGACACGCAACTCCGCCAGCGTGTACGGGTCCGTGGTCGCCTACGCCGCCATGCGCGAGCCGTTCCTGCTGCGCTCGCCGTTCCTGCCTGTGCTGCTGTCCGGCTCGGCGGCGGTGATCGTGGCGCTGCTGGGATGGGGCGCCTGGTACGGGACCGGTCGCGTGCTGGCCCCCGTGGAGCGGATCAGGTCAGGACTGGAACGCATCAGCGGCCAGGACCTGAGCCGGCGCGTCGACGTGCCCGACACGCAGGATGAGGTCGCCCAGCTGGCCGTCACGGTCAACGACACCCTGGCGCGGCTGGAGGACGCCGTGGAACGCAACCGGCACTTCGTCTCGGACGCCTCCCACGAGCTGCGCTCGCCGATCACGGCCCTCATGGTCCGGCTGGAGGCGGGGATGGCGTACCCGGACGCGGCCGACTGGCAGGCGGCGTACGACGACGCGCAGCGGCTGTCGGACATCGTGCACGACCTGCTGCTGATGGCCCGGCTGGACGCGGGGGCGGAGACGGCCAAAGAGCGGTTCGATCTGGGGGTGCTGGTCGAGGAGGAGGTCGCGCGGCGTCCCTCGCGGCTCCCACTGACCATGGACGTGGAGCCGGAGCTCTTCGTCCGGGGGAACCGGCTGCGGCTATGCCGAGTGCTGACCAACCTCCTGGCCAACGCCGACCGGTACGGCGACACCCGGGTGTGGGTCTCCGCTCGGGGCGAAGGGAACCAGGCCGTGGTGGAGGTGCGGGACGACGGGCCGGGCATACCCGTGGAGATGCGGGAGCGGGTGTTCGAGCGGTTCACCCGGCTCGACCAGACCCGGTCGCGCGACAGCGGGGGGAGCGGGCTGGGGCTCCCGATCGCCCGCGACATCGCCAGAGCCCACGGGGGGACGCTGGAGATCGGGGACGGCGGACCGCAGACCCGGCTCGTCCTGCGCCTGCCTCGCGACTAG